Below is a genomic region from Deltaproteobacteria bacterium.
TCCGCCTCGCGCAGAATCTTCACCATCTGCTCTTCCGTAAACCGACTCTTCTTCATGGGGGCTTCCTTTCCGTCGGAAGCCATTCTCTCTCAAGAATCAGTCGGTCCGAGAATCGGCCAGCAGGTCACAAGCACTCCGGCGTTGACTCCGCTCGGGGCGCGGCGTAGATGCTCGGGCGTGCCGAAGATCGTCGACCACGAGCAGAGCCGCGCCGAGTTCGCGCAAGCGGTGTGGCGCGCGATCGTCGAGCTCGGCATCGAGAACGCGACCGTGCGCACGGTCGCGGACTACGCGGGCTGGTCGGTGGGGCGCCTCTCGCACTACTTCGCCACGAAAGACGACCTGCTCGAGTACGCGATGGACTTCATCGGCGGCGAGATGCAGCGCCGGTTCGACGGACATCTCCGAAAGCTCCGCGGACTCGCCGCATTACGAGGGGTGCTCGGCGAGGTGAAGCCGACCACGAAGCACGCGCGCGAGGAGTGGGTGTTCTGGATCGCGTTCTGGGGGCGTGCGACGCGGAACCCTCAGCTCGCCTCCTCGCAGAAGCGCCGGCATCGAGCATTCCGCAGCGTGATCGTGCACTGCCTCGAGCAAGCGCGCGGCGACGGCGAGCTCGCGCCGCGGCTCGATCTCGAGGACGAGGCCGCAGCCATCGCGGCGCTGTCTTGGGGAATCGGCGTGCTCGCGACGTTCGAGGCTCGCGCGCTCACGACGAACGACATCGAGCGCGAGCTCGATGCTAGAATCGATCGCCTGAGAGCGCGCCCAAGGAGAAAGAGATGAAGCGCCTCGGGCTCATCGGATCCGTCGCGCTCGCGCTCGCTTGCGGCGGGCCCATCGGGCCGCTCGCCGGGGGCGAGTTATCAGGGACTGCCGCGACGGCGGCGCTCGAGCCCGCGCTCGTCGAGGACGTGACGCAAGTTCAGCTCGAAACGAACCCCGACGCGCCGCACTCCGTGAACACCTGGATCGGCGCCGCGAGTGGCGCGGTCTACGTGCCGACCTCGATGATCCGCGGCCCGCTCTCGCCCGCGGAACGGGACTGGGTGAAGAACGTGCAGGCCGATCCGCGCGTGCGGCTGCGCGTCGACGGCACGCTCTACGCGCTGCGCGCGACCCGCGTCGAAGACGCTGCCGAGTACGAAGCCGCGCGCGCGGCGCTCGAAGCGAAGTACGAGCTCGGCGCCGACGACATGGACCCCGCGCGCGAGATCTGGCTGTTTCGCCTCGAAGCGCGCGAGTAATCAGGCGAGCGCGAAGCCCACGTAGCCCTGCGCGGCGATCTCGTCGCACTTCGCCTTGTATCGCGGGAAGCCGAGGTACGGCATGAACACGCGCGGCTTCCCGGGGATGTTCGCGCCGAGGTACCAGGAGTTGCAGGTCGGGTAGATCGTGCGGCCGGCGATCTCGTTGACGTGCGCGACCCATTCGTCCTCGGCGGCGCGCTCGGCTTCGATCCGCGCGAGGCCGTGCGCGCGCATGTGCGCGAAGCAGTCCGCGAGCCAGTCCACGTGCTGCTCGATGCCCATGATCATGTTCGCGAGCACCGAGGGGCTGCCGGGGCCGGTGATCGTGAAGAAGTTCGGGAAGCCCTCGGTCGCGAGGCCGAGCAGCGTGCGCGGCCCCTCGGCCCACTTGTTGCGGAGCTCCGCGCCGCCGCGCCCGCGAACGTCGATTCGGAACAGCGCGCCGGTCATCGCGTCGAAGCCGGTCGCGAGCACGAGCACGTCGGCGGCGTACTCGCGCCCGTTCGCGCGCACGCCCGGCGGCGTGATCTCGTCGATCTGCGACTGACTGATGTCCACGAGCGTCACGTTCTCGCGGTTGAACGTCTCGAAGTAGCCCGTATCCGCGCACGGGCGCTTGCAGCCGATGAACGTGTGGGGCGACAGCAGCTCCGCCACGGCGGGGTCGCGCACCGTCTCGCGGATCTTCCCGCGAATGAACTCGCATACGGCGTCGTTCGCTTCGGGGCTCGTGAACACGTCGGCGTAGGAGCCCACGAGCCCGAGCCCGCCGATCTGCCAGCGCTTCTCGAACTCCGTGCGCCGCTCTGCGGGCGTCGCGTTCGCCCAGAGGCTCGCGTTCGGGTCGAAGTCGAGACCGAAATCTCCGCCGGCGTACGGCTTGCGAAACTCGGCGTAGGTCCGCTTCACCTCCGCCTGATAACTCGGCTCGAGCGGCGCATTGCGCGACGGCATCGAGTAGTTCGCGGTGCGCTGGAACACCGTGAGGTGAGCCGCCTGCTCGGCGAGGATCGGGATCGACTGCACCGCCGAAGAGCCGGTGCCGATGATCGAGACGCGCTTGCCCGCGAGGTCGACGCCCTCCTCTGGCCACTGCCCGGTGTGCACGATGCGGCCCGCGAAGGTGTCGAGGCCATGGAACTTCGGCGTGTTCGTCGCCGAAAGGCAGCCCGTCGCCATCACGACGAACTGCGCGCTCACGCGCTCGCCGCTCGAGAGCGCGACGCGCCAGCGTGAGGCCGCTTCGTCCCAGTGCGCCGACTCGACGCGGGTGTTGAACTGGATGTCGCGCCGGAGATCGAAGCGATCGGCGACGTGGTTCGCGTAGCGAAGAATCTCGGGCTGCGTCGCGTAGCGCTCGCTCCAGTCCCACTCGAGCTCGAGCTCGCGCGAGAACGAGTAGGAGTACGCGAGGCTCTCGACGTCGCAGCGCGCGCCTGGGTAGCGATTCCAGAACCACGTACCCCCGACGCCGTGGCCCGCCTCATACACGCGCACCGAGAAGCCGTCGCCCCGCAGCCGATGCAATGCGTAGAGGCCGCCGAAGCCGGCGCCTACGACGACTACGTCGTACGCGTCCGCAAGCTGCGTGCTCGTGCGAAACGAAGCGCTCACTGCCGGTCCTCTGCGGGCAAGGCTACGCCCTGCGCGCGCGCGCTTGCCAGTGCGTGCGGCAATGCGACGCGGAGTTCTCATACATTGCGCCGCGCGGAGCTTCGCAGGGGCTCGCGCTACTACGCGAGGAACGCGATGACAGGCTTGAACGGGAAGGTCGCGCTCGTGACGGGCGCCGCGAGCGGGATCGGCCTCGCCTGCGCGCGAGCACTCGCCGGCGAGGGTGCGCGCGTCTTCGTCGCGGACGTGGACGAGCGCGGTGCGCGCGACGCATGCGCGACGATCGCAGCCGCTGGCGCCGCGGCATCTGCGCTCGCGCTCGACGTCACCGACGAAACGGCGTGGACGGCGGCCATCGCGCGCGTGCGTGCGGAGGCTCGCGCGCTGCACGTCCTCGTGAACAACGCAGGCATCTGCATCGCAGCGCCGTTGCTCGAGCTCTCGTACGCCTCGTGGCGCCGCCAGCTGGCGGTGAACCTCGACGGCGTCTTCCTCGGCACGAAGGCCGCGCTCCCGCTGATGGTCGCGTCGGGCGGCGGCTCGATCATCAACGTCTCGTCGGTCGCGGGCCTTCAGGGAGCGCCGGGGCTCACCGGTTACTGCGCCACCAAGGGTGGCGTGCGGCTCTTCACGAAGGCCGTCGCACTCGAATGCGCGCAGGCGCGCAACGGGGTGCGAGTGAACTCAGTGCACCCCGGCGGAATCGAGACGCCGCTTTGGGCGAAGATGGCGAGCGACGGCCTCGCTCCGCCGGCAGGCGACCCCGTCATTCCCTCGCGCATGGCGAGCACGCGCGAGGCGGCGCTCGCCGCGACACCACTCGGTGTCGTCGGCACGCCCGACGACATCGCCGCGGGCGTCGTCTACCTCGCGAGCGACGGCGCGCGCTTCGTGACCGGCACCGAGCTCGTGATCGACGGGGGCGCGTTCGCGGGCTGAGCGCCCGCTTCGATTCGAAGGGAGACCCGCATGAGCGACTTCACCCTGCAGCACCTCTATCACACGATCATCAACTGCAGGGACATCGAGGAGTCCGTGCAGTTCTACCGCCGGCTCGGCTTCGAGGTCGTCTCGGACCGGCGCGACGCCGTGTGGCCGAATGGCAGCGGCGTGTCGTTCGGCCTCGGCGACACCGCGGGCCGCGGTGTGCTCATGATCCTGCCGAGCGATCCGAACGGACCGATGATCGACTTGATCGAGTGGCTCGAGCCGAAGGCCGACTTCCCCGAGCCTTCTCCTTCGCGCGTGCCGCGCGTGATCGCGTTCCGCACGCGCAACGTGCCGGCCGCGCATCGCGCGCTCGCGGCGCAGGGCGTGAAGTTCACGACGCCCGAGCCCACGTCGATCCCGGCCGCGGGCATCGTCGCCTGCGCGTGTTGTTATGACCCGAACGGCAACATCGTCGAGCTGATCGAGCTCGAGCCGGGCCTGCGTCACTCGCGCATCAAGGAAGTGTTCACTCCGCCCGCGAAGGCCTGAGGACGGATCGCGCGAACACCGCGCCGGCTGCGCCTCGCTGCCCGCGGCGAAGCGCCGCTTGCGCGGGGTGTCGCCTCGGGGATTCGCGAACACCGCACACCGAGGGTCAACGAGACCGAGGCCACTGTTCGATCTCCGCTCGGCTGCGCCTCTCTGCGCGCGGCGACGCGCCGCTTGCTAGGCCCCGCCCTTCACCTTGCTCATGATCTGCTCCGCGCTCTGCCGCACGGCCTGCATGTGCGGGCCCGCTTGGAGATCGCCGCCGGTGCGGACGGTCGCGCGCGCGCCGCGCGCTTCGAGCGCGGTGTGCACGAAGCGTTTGTTCACGCTGAGCACGGCGAGGGGCGTCTGCGCCATCGCGCTCGCGATCTCGAGCACGCGCGCGTCGAGCTCGTCCGGCGCGAACGCGCGATTCACGAGGCCCACGCGCTCGGCTTCTTCGCCCGTGTACACGCGACCCGTGAGATGCAGCTCCATCGCGTGTCGCGGCTGCAGCATCACGGGAAACCACGCGAAGTCCGGCAGGCCGGCAATCTTCAGTACGGGGTGCGAGAGCTTGGCGTCACTCGCCGCGTAGGCGAGGTCGCACGCGCCCACCAGCTCGAGGCCGCCCGCCATCGCGAAGCCGTGGACCTGGGCGATCACCGGCTTCGCGAGGTCCCACAGCGACATCCAGCCCTCGCTCACGTGACGCGCCCACTGCAGGCCCACGTTCGCGGTGAAGTACGGCTGGTTCGCGAGCAGGTCGCTCTTCAGGTCGTAGCCCGACGAGAAGCACGGCCCCGCGCCGCGCACGATCGAGACGCTGATCGCGTCGTCGCGGTCCGCAGCCTGCAGCGCCGCGAGCAGCTCGGCGCGCAGCTCGTTGGAGATCGCGTTGCGCTTGTCAGGGCGATTCAGCGTGATGCGGCGCACGCGGGGCGCGGGGTCGTCGACGAGCAGCGTCTTGTATTCCGTCACGGGAGCCTCCGGGTCGGGCACGCTATCGCCGAAACGTACGGTCGGGAGCGAAGCGCGTGATCGAGCTCGATGGACAGCTGCGCGAGGCGCACGGCGGGCGCACGAAGCCCGTGGTGGTGCACGCGTTCGAGGACGGCGAGCTGCACGTCGAGGGCGCCGGCCCGACGCGCTCGCTCTCGGCGAAGACGCTGCGCATCGGCGCGCGCGCGAAGGACGGCTCGCGCGCAATCGCGCTGCCGGATGGCGCCACGCTCGCGCTGAACGCCGACGACGAGCTCGAGCTCTGGGTGGCGCGCGTGCAAGGCGGCGAGGCAGGCGCAGCCGCCGTGCGCACGCGGCGCGCGCTGCGCGCGGCCGGCTCGATGGCCCTGACAATCGGCCTGATCTTCGCCGTCGTGAAGTTCGGCGTGCCCGCAGCCGCCTCGCTCGTGGCGCGCGGCCTCCCGCACGCGGTAGACGTGAAGCTCGGCGAGAGCGTGGCAGACACGATGGACGCGTCGTTCGGGCCGAGCGAGCTGAGCGAAGCGCGCCGCGCCGAGATCCGCGCGCTGTTCGGGCGGATGCGCAGCTTCGCGCCGCTCGCCGTCGAGCCGCGCCTCGAGTTCCGCGCGGGCGGCGCCGAGGTCGGCGCCAACGCGTTCGCGCTGCCGCACGGCGCGATCGTCGTGACCGATGAGCTCGTCGCGCTCGCAGAGAGCGACGACGAGCTTGCCGCGGTGCTCGCGCACGAGCTCGGCCACGTGCATCACCGCCACGGTGTGCGCGCGCTGCTCCAGGCGCTCGGCATCGGCGCGCTCGCGGCCGGCGCGCTCGGCGACTTCAGCGGCCTCGCTGCCGCCGCGCCCGCGCTGCTGCAGCTCTCCTACTCGCGCGAGTTCGAGCACGAAGCCGACGGCTTCGCGCAGCGCATCCTGGCCGAAGCCCAGCTCGACCCCCGCGCGCTCTCGCGCATGCTCGCGCGCCTCGAAGCCGCGAGCGGCACCGGCGCGATCCCGGCGTACTTGTCGACGCATCCGCCCGCAGAAGAGCGCGGCCTCACGCTGGATGGCCCGCGGTGAGCTCGCCTCTCTCGCGCGCGCTCCTGGTCGCCGCGCCGTTCCTTGCGCTGATGCTCGTGACGAAGCTGCCGAGCTTGCGCTTCGAGCATCGCGAGCCCGACGAAGTGATCTACTGGACCGTCGCGAAGCACCTCGGCGAGCACGGCCGCTACACGCTGCGCGGCGCGCCGTTCCTCTCGAAGCTCTCGCGGCGCATGTACGACAAGCCGCTCTTCCACCACCCGCCGCTCTACCCCGCACTGCTCGCGCCGTTCGCAACGCGCGAGCTGCGCCGCGAAGCCATCGCGATCTCGGTGCTCGGCCACGCGCTCGTGATCTTCGCGGTCGCGCTGATCGGCGTGCACTTGCACGCGCGGGCCGAGAGCGATGAGCCGCCACTGCGAGCGCTTTGGATTCCTTTGCTGGGCGTCACGCTCGACCCGGTGTTCGTGCACGTCGCGCGAAAGCTCTGGATCGACGCGTTGGTGGGCGGCCTCGCGACGCTTGCTGTCGCGCTCGCGATCGTGGGCGCCCCGCGCGAGCGCCGGCGCGTGTGGCTCGCGGCGTCCGGCATCGCGCTCGGCCTCGCCGCACTCGCGAAGCTGCCGGGCCTGCTCGCCGCGGGGCCGATCGCGCTCGCGGTGTTGTTACGGAGCGCGCCGCTGCGCGCGCGCCTCGGCGATCTCGCCTGCGCGGCGGCGCCCGCAACCCTGCTGCTTGCTCCGTGGCTGCTCACGTTCTTCGCGACGTACGGAACCTTCATGCCGTCGTGGGTGCAGGCCGACGCCGAGACGATGCGGCGCTTCCCGATGATTGCCGCAGCCGCCACGAAGCCGTGGCACTTCTATCTCGCGAAGCTCGCGGTCTGTGCGCCGGTCTTCGTCGTCGGAGCCGCAGCTTTCGCGTGGAAGCGCGCGAGCGCGCCGCGCAGCGCCGAGAGCTGGGCGTTGCTCGCTTGGCTCGCGCTCGGCATCGCGGTGTTCACGTTGTTAGGCGTGCGCGGCCACAGCTACCAGCTGCGCTACCTCGCGCCGCTCAGCGCCGCGCTCTACGCGCTACCCCTCGCGCTTCCGCTCTGGTACCGCGCGGGCGATCGCCGCTCGCTCCGAGTCGCCGCGGCGGTGGCGATCGCGTGGGCTGCGGCCGGAGCGGCGCCCTATCTCGTGAATGGCCGTCCCGACGAGTTCGTCGGGCTCGCCGAGAAGCTCCGCTGGCTGACGCTCTAGAACCCTCTCGGAATTCCGGACCGAGCCCGGCGCGCCGATTTGGCCGGCTGGCCAGGCGCGCGTTCGAGATGGGTTCAGTCCAGCCAGCCGCTCACGGTCGCCGGGATTCTCGCGCGCAGCTTTGCCGCATCTTCGGGCAGCAGGAAGCGCCGTTCGATCAGCCGGTTCAACCGGCGCAGGTACGGGCGCCAGAAGCGGCCGTGCGTCGGGTACAGCGCGCGCAGCTGCGCCTGCGAGAACGGCGTGACCGCACCCGAGAGTCGGCACACGAGCCCGCCGATCGGCTGCAGAAAGTCCGGCAGCGTGGGGTCGACCGTGTTGTTAGGCGTGTAGGTCGCCACCGGCACGTCGAGCTCCGGGAGGCGCAGGCCGCCGACCGCGTTGCCGTACGCGTCGCGCACGAGGTCGCCGTTCGCTTCGGCGAGCTTGTCGACGACGGGCAACGGCGTGCCGCGGTCGTGGCGCTGCTCGAGGGCCTCCCACATCGCGTTGTAGCGCCGAAACGAGCGCCGTCGGCAGCATGCCCGCGGGCAGCGCAACGCCGAGCACTTCCTCGCGCGCTTCCCCCGAGGCGCGCAGAGTGATTACGGACGTGAGCCGCGGCGGCACGCCGTCTTCGAGCAGGCGGTGCACCTCGACATCGACGCGATTCTCCGCGGGCCGCGCACTCGGCGCGGCGCCGGCGTCGCGCAGCCAGAGCGAGCCGCCTTCGGCGCGCCGCGGTCGCGCGATGCGCGCGCCGTTCAGCGTGAGGTCGACGATGCCCGTCTCGAGCGGCACCGCGAGCCCGGGCGGCAGCGCGTTCCACGCGAAGCGGCCGCTGAGGCGATGCACGCCGCGCGCGAGGCGAACCGAAGGCGCGCCGCGATCGATCACGCCCATGGCTGCGCCGTCCGCGCGCACGTCTTCAGGCCACGCGCCTGCGCCGCCGGGCAGCGGTACGTCGCTCTCGATCGCGACGAACACCTCCTGCTCGAACGTGCCGCCGCGCGCGTCGAGTGAGAGCGAGAGCCGCCCGGGCCACACGCAGCTGCGCGCGCCGGCGCCCGCGAGCATCGGACACGTCTCCGCCTCGGAGCCGCGCAGCGCCCAGTCGATCCAGGGCCGCAGCGGCTCCGGCACGTCTTCGCGCGCGAGCGGCTCTCCCGCGGCTGCGAGCGAAGTGATTAGGGCGAGCGTGAAGGCGGCGAGCGCGCGCATCGCATCTCCTCGAAAGGACGAGGCGTGCGAACCCCGCGCGCGAGCGCGAGTTCCGCAGGCACGCGCGCACTCTACTCGCGCGCGCAGTCTGCGACGCGCCTCGCAGCCCAGGCCGTGTAAACGCAACGTAAAGGCGAGCGCCGCTCGCCTCGCGTCAGCGCTTCTTCGAGAGATCCGGCGCGTTCTCGATGCGCGCGTGCGCGAGCGCCTTCTTCTTCGCGCCTGCGAGGTCGTAGTACCTGCGCGTCACGATGCGCTGCGCGTAGAGGCCGCCGCCCGCCTGGATGTTCGTCACCGCCTTCCAGCCGCCGAGCGAGTCCGCCGTGAGATCGCGGATCGCGTGGAACAGCCGCATGCGGTACTCGCCGTCGACGCCGGGGCCCGTCGACATGTACTTGCGCACGAGGTGGCCGACCTCGCCGTTCTCGAGATCGGCCATCGCCGGCGTCGTAACGACTGCGCCGCCCGCGATGTCGTGCAGGTGGCGAACCATCAGGTTGTAGTTCGCGGCGCCGTAATACTTCGCCGCGTTCGTGTAGAGCTCGTCGGGCGACGCCGCGCCTTCCGGCGTGATCGAGCAGTTCGCGATCGCCGCCTCGAGTCCGGCGCGCAGGATCGTCGCGTGAATGATCATCTCGGAGATCTTCTCGCGGATGTGCGGCTCGCCCGCGAGGCCGTTCGCCTCCGCCATCAGCTGCGCGAAACCGACCAGCTGATCGCCCTCTTCCACGAATGCGGAGAGCCCGCCGAGGCGCTCCCACAGGCCGAGCGAGTGGGCAAAGATCGCGGCGTGGCGCGTCTCGCCGTCGAGGAACACGCGCTCCTCGGGCACGAACACGTCGTCGAAGATCACGAAACCTTCGGGCATGTGGTGATGCGCCGAGATCGGGAACGTGCGCGCGTCGCCGCCGCGCGGCGCGTAGGTCGTGTTCACGATGCGCACGCCCGGCGAGCTCACCGGCACCACGCACGCGATCGCGTACGCCTCTTCGCCCGCCTTCATCGCCTTGGTCGGAATCGTCATCAGGTCGTGCGCGTACGACGCGCCCGAGATGTGCAGCTTCGCGCCGCGAATCACGACGCCGCCGGGCTTGCGGTCGACCACGCGCACGTAGGCGTCGGGATCGTGCTGCTTGCCGGGCGCGAGCGAGCGGTCGCCCTTCGCGTCGGTGATGCACTCGACGATGCGGATGTCGTCCTTCTGCGCGCGATCGACGTACGCGCCGATGCGCTCCACGTACTTCGGGCAGTCGCTGATCTTCGCCGCAGCGGTCATCAGCGTCATGATCGATTGATAAGTGACGTTCGCGACGAGATCGGCCTGGTGGAGGATCGGGATGCGGTCGCGCAGATCCTGCGCCGAGCGCGCCACGCTCATCAGCGGGCTGCGCGCGTCGGGTCCGGGCGCGTAGAAGCGGTCGTAGGTGGCCGCGATCTCGTTCACCGTGTGGCCGAGCACCGGGTCGCCCTCGATGTCGTCGATGCGCTTGCCTTCGAAGTAGGTCGCGCGTCCGTCGTTCAGCGAAGCCTTGTACTGCGCGCCGGTCATCATGGGCGGAGGTGCTCCTCGTTGTAGGAGCGCGACGTTAATGCGCCGCGCGGACGTTTCGCCGCTGCGCGGGCCAGGTCGCAGGTGGCCTGGGGGGTCCAGGAGCACGGTCGGGACTCCATGAAGTCTCGGAGTCCGAGTCCGTCCGACTCCGAGATTTCGTGGGGCCCCGGTGATCAGTCACTTCGCACGAAGAACTCGCGTCGTTTCACGACAAACACCGCTAGCTGGGCGAGCGCAAGCAGCGTCGCCCAGGGAACTCCCGAGAGGTTGAAGACCGCCAGGCCCAACGAGCACCAAAAGAACCAGCGCGATCGATAGTTCGTGAACAAGACGGTCAGCAAGCTGATCACAGCGCCCAGAGATCCGAACAGGCCGGCGAATAGAACCTGCGGAAGCGCTGCTCCAATCGCGTCTGCGAGCTCCCTCGCGTTGGCCGTACCGGCAGCCGACATCTCTTGAAACGCGCTGAAGACCTCCGCGAGCGCTACGGCAAGGGCGATCGGGGTCGCGACTTGAAGCCCAGTGCCCACGATCGCCGCCGTGCGGGCAATCGGATGGCGAACGCCCAGCTGCTCGCTCAGAACACCACCGGCAACGAGATCGCGGTGCGGAAGCTGCCGCCCGTGATCTTGGGCGCCGGCGCGTCTGGGTCGCGACGCAGGTTCGGGAGGCGTTTCAGTAACAACTCGAGCGCGGTCTCGAGCTCGAGCGTCGCGAGGTGCATGCCGAGGCAGGTGTGCGCGCCCATCGCGAAGGCGATGTGCGGCTTCGCGGGGCGGTGGATGTCGAACGCGTCGGGGTTCTCCCAGCGCTCGGGGTCGCGGTTCGCGGCGCCCACGATCGGCGCGACCGCGCAGCCCGCCTTCACCGGCACGCCGCACAGCTCGGTGTCGCGCGTGGCCCAGCGCGAGAACGCGACGAGCGGCGGCTCCCAGCGCAGGCCCTCCTGCACCGCCTGCGGAATCAGCTTCTTGTCGCGCTGCACGGCGTCGAGCTGCTCGGGGTTGTTCAGCAGCGCGCACATCAGGTTCGAAAACGCGCGCGCGGTCGTCTCGAACGCCGCTGGCGAGAGCAAGCGGATGAACGGGAGGATCTCCTCCACGCTGAGCCGGGCGCCGTCGAGCTCGGCGTTCGCGAGCAGCGTGATGAGATCCTCGCCCGGCTTGCCGCGCGCGGCTTCGATGCGCGGCGCGAAGTAGTCGGCGAGCGCCTTGCTCGCGTGCAGCGCCTTCGTGGCGCCCGCTTCGCCGGAGAGGATCTCGATCGCGAGGCGCATGTACTCGAGCCGATCGCGCTCCGGCACATCGAGCATGCCCGCGATGATCGCGAGCGGGAACGGAAACGCGAACTCCCTTGTTAGGTCCGCACGGCCCTTCGGCGCGATCGCGTCGATGAGTTCGTTCGCGTATGGCACTACGAGCTTGTCGCGCCAGAGCTCGAGCGAGCGGCGCGTGAACGCTTGCTGCACGAGCGCGCGATAGCGGGTGTGCTCGGGCGGATCCATCTCGAGGATGCTGTGCCCGAACACTTTGCCGACGACGTTCGCGTAGCCCGTGGACGAGTAGGTGCGGGAGTCGCGGAACACCTGCGACACCGCGTCGTAGCCGAGCGCGAGCAGGGAGCCGTCGCCCATCGGACTCGGGAGCACGGGGCCTTGCTTCCGCATCGCGCCGAAGAACGCGTACGGATCGGGTGGGCCCAGCGAGCCAATTTTCGAGAACTCATCGAACAGCGGGTCGAGCGCGGCGGCTTCCACGGCAACT
It encodes:
- a CDS encoding VOC family protein, which gives rise to MSDFTLQHLYHTIINCRDIEESVQFYRRLGFEVVSDRRDAVWPNGSGVSFGLGDTAGRGVLMILPSDPNGPMIDLIEWLEPKADFPEPSPSRVPRVIAFRTRNVPAAHRALAAQGVKFTTPEPTSIPAAGIVACACCYDPNGNIVELIELEPGLRHSRIKEVFTPPAKA
- a CDS encoding 4-hydroxyphenylacetate 3-hydroxylase, which gives rise to MMTGAQYKASLNDGRATYFEGKRIDDIEGDPVLGHTVNEIAATYDRFYAPGPDARSPLMSVARSAQDLRDRIPILHQADLVANVTYQSIMTLMTAAAKISDCPKYVERIGAYVDRAQKDDIRIVECITDAKGDRSLAPGKQHDPDAYVRVVDRKPGGVVIRGAKLHISGASYAHDLMTIPTKAMKAGEEAYAIACVVPVSSPGVRIVNTTYAPRGGDARTFPISAHHHMPEGFVIFDDVFVPEERVFLDGETRHAAIFAHSLGLWERLGGLSAFVEEGDQLVGFAQLMAEANGLAGEPHIREKISEMIIHATILRAGLEAAIANCSITPEGAASPDELYTNAAKYYGAANYNLMVRHLHDIAGGAVVTTPAMADLENGEVGHLVRKYMSTGPGVDGEYRMRLFHAIRDLTADSLGGWKAVTNIQAGGGLYAQRIVTRRYYDLAGAKKKALAHARIENAPDLSKKR
- a CDS encoding TetR family transcriptional regulator C-terminal domain-containing protein translates to MPKIVDHEQSRAEFAQAVWRAIVELGIENATVRTVADYAGWSVGRLSHYFATKDDLLEYAMDFIGGEMQRRFDGHLRKLRGLAALRGVLGEVKPTTKHAREEWVFWIAFWGRATRNPQLASSQKRRHRAFRSVIVHCLEQARGDGELAPRLDLEDEAAAIAALSWGIGVLATFEARALTTNDIERELDARIDRLRARPRRKR
- a CDS encoding nitroreductase family deazaflavin-dependent oxidoreductase, translated to MKRLGLIGSVALALACGGPIGPLAGGELSGTAATAALEPALVEDVTQVQLETNPDAPHSVNTWIGAASGAVYVPTSMIRGPLSPAERDWVKNVQADPRVRLRVDGTLYALRATRVEDAAEYEAARAALEAKYELGADDMDPAREIWLFRLEARE
- a CDS encoding M48 family metallopeptidase, which translates into the protein MIELDGQLREAHGGRTKPVVVHAFEDGELHVEGAGPTRSLSAKTLRIGARAKDGSRAIALPDGATLALNADDELELWVARVQGGEAGAAAVRTRRALRAAGSMALTIGLIFAVVKFGVPAAASLVARGLPHAVDVKLGESVADTMDASFGPSELSEARRAEIRALFGRMRSFAPLAVEPRLEFRAGGAEVGANAFALPHGAIVVTDELVALAESDDELAAVLAHELGHVHHRHGVRALLQALGIGALAAGALGDFSGLAAAAPALLQLSYSREFEHEADGFAQRILAEAQLDPRALSRMLARLEAASGTGAIPAYLSTHPPAEERGLTLDGPR
- a CDS encoding cytochrome P450, whose product is MEAAALDPLFDEFSKIGSLGPPDPYAFFGAMRKQGPVLPSPMGDGSLLALGYDAVSQVFRDSRTYSSTGYANVVGKVFGHSILEMDPPEHTRYRALVQQAFTRRSLELWRDKLVVPYANELIDAIAPKGRADLTREFAFPFPLAIIAGMLDVPERDRLEYMRLAIEILSGEAGATKALHASKALADYFAPRIEAARGKPGEDLITLLANAELDGARLSVEEILPFIRLLSPAAFETTARAFSNLMCALLNNPEQLDAVQRDKKLIPQAVQEGLRWEPPLVAFSRWATRDTELCGVPVKAGCAVAPIVGAANRDPERWENPDAFDIHRPAKPHIAFAMGAHTCLGMHLATLELETALELLLKRLPNLRRDPDAPAPKITGGSFRTAISLPVVF
- a CDS encoding NAD(P)/FAD-dependent oxidoreductase — its product is MRTPRRIAARTGKRARAGRSLARRGPAVSASFRTSTQLADAYDVVVVGAGFGGLYALHRLRGDGFSVRVYEAGHGVGGTWFWNRYPGARCDVESLAYSYSFSRELELEWDWSERYATQPEILRYANHVADRFDLRRDIQFNTRVESAHWDEAASRWRVALSSGERVSAQFVVMATGCLSATNTPKFHGLDTFAGRIVHTGQWPEEGVDLAGKRVSIIGTGSSAVQSIPILAEQAAHLTVFQRTANYSMPSRNAPLEPSYQAEVKRTYAEFRKPYAGGDFGLDFDPNASLWANATPAERRTEFEKRWQIGGLGLVGSYADVFTSPEANDAVCEFIRGKIRETVRDPAVAELLSPHTFIGCKRPCADTGYFETFNRENVTLVDISQSQIDEITPPGVRANGREYAADVLVLATGFDAMTGALFRIDVRGRGGAELRNKWAEGPRTLLGLATEGFPNFFTITGPGSPSVLANMIMGIEQHVDWLADCFAHMRAHGLARIEAERAAEDEWVAHVNEIAGRTIYPTCNSWYLGANIPGKPRVFMPYLGFPRYKAKCDEIAAQGYVGFALA
- a CDS encoding glucose 1-dehydrogenase gives rise to the protein MTGLNGKVALVTGAASGIGLACARALAGEGARVFVADVDERGARDACATIAAAGAAASALALDVTDETAWTAAIARVRAEARALHVLVNNAGICIAAPLLELSYASWRRQLAVNLDGVFLGTKAALPLMVASGGGSIINVSSVAGLQGAPGLTGYCATKGGVRLFTKAVALECAQARNGVRVNSVHPGGIETPLWAKMASDGLAPPAGDPVIPSRMASTREAALAATPLGVVGTPDDIAAGVVYLASDGARFVTGTELVIDGGAFAG
- a CDS encoding enoyl-CoA hydratase/isomerase family protein, with translation MTEYKTLLVDDPAPRVRRITLNRPDKRNAISNELRAELLAALQAADRDDAISVSIVRGAGPCFSSGYDLKSDLLANQPYFTANVGLQWARHVSEGWMSLWDLAKPVIAQVHGFAMAGGLELVGACDLAYAASDAKLSHPVLKIAGLPDFAWFPVMLQPRHAMELHLTGRVYTGEEAERVGLVNRAFAPDELDARVLEIASAMAQTPLAVLSVNKRFVHTALEARGARATVRTGGDLQAGPHMQAVRQSAEQIMSKVKGGA